The Nitrobacter hamburgensis X14 genome contains the following window.
CGGCCCCACCCTGATGCTGTCGAACGCGCTCGGTTGCACGCTGCAGATGTGGGAGCCGCAGATGGCGGCGCTGTCGAAGCTGTTCCGCATCGTCCGTTATGACCGGCGCGGCCACGGCAAGTCCGGCGTGCCGCCCGGTCCCTATTCGATAGAACGGTTCGGCCGCGACGTGCTGGCGATTCTGGACGACCTCAACATCGCAAAGACGCACTGGTGCGGATTGTCCATGGGCGGCATGGTCGGGCAATGGCTCGGAGCCAACGCGCCGGAGCGCTTCGATCGCATCATTCTCGCAAACACCGGTTGCTACTATCCTGACCCGGCCAACTGGTACACCCGCATCAATGCAGTGAAGGAAGGCGGCCTCGCTGCGATCACCGACACCGTGATCGGCGGCTGGCTGACCGCCGATTTTCGCGAACGCCAACCGCAGATCGCGGCGAAGCTGAAAGCCATGCTGAGCGCCGCTCCACCGGATGGCTACATCGCCTGCTGCGAGGCGCTGAGCACGCTGGACCAGCGCGCGCTGCTGCCGCGCATCAAGAGCCCCACGCTTGTCATCGCCGGGCGGCACGACACGGGAACGCCTATCGCGGCCGGCGAATACATCCGCAGCCATATTCCCGGCGCCAGCATGACCATCCTCGACGCCGCACATATCTCCAATATCGAGCAACCGCACGCCTTCACCGAGGCTGTGGCCGGCTTCCTGATGCAACGGTAGTCAATAAGCGGCCGCAGCCAACCATACGGACAAGAAAGCCGGTGCGATCGTTCAGGAACTGGGATTGCTGAAGGGATAGATTTCCGGCTCTGGCGGCCATTGCCGCACCGGCTCCGTTTTGCGCTGGAACGGCGGCTCGACCGCCATCAGGATCGCGCCGCCGAGCAGCAGCAGCAGTTCGGTAGCGTGCAGACGCAGCGCGGCCATCTCGCCGACCCGTGACGCCATCACCATGCTGCCGAACGTGATGAGGCTGCCGATGCCGAGCGCCATCGCCAGCGCCTCGTCGCAGCCGCCGGTTTTCCGGACCGATGCGCGCGTCGTCATCAGCAGGAACACCGCGAAGAACACGACGACGGTCATCTTGGCGAGCGCCAGAAGCCAGGCGAATCGTACCAGGTTCATCGACGCGAAATGCAGGTGGTCGCCAAGGAAGAGCGCCACGGACACATTGGGAAGGTCATAGAGTCCATGCACCGGCGACACCACGATCTTGAAGGCCACGATGGTCCATGCCGGAATGAAATAGAGCGCCAGCAATGCGCCGTTGATCGTGCTGATCCGCCAGGAGTTCGTCGCCATGCCGCCATCCGCTGTTTGCGTGGCCGCTGTCTTCCAGAATCCGGCGCGGCCTTGACGGCGATTAACGTCCGGTAAACGCGATGCCGCAATTGAAACCTTTTGTTTACCTTAATCGGCCCGTCGGCCTGTGGACAACGTGGAGGACCGCGAGCGGGCAAACACAATCCCGCCGTTTGGCGGAATTTCTGGAAAGCTCGGGAACTCCTGGTTGCCGCTCCTGACTGGCCTTTCCGGCCCAGCCCTGCCGCTGATAACGGGCTTCTGCCACCTTGCCACGGTCGCTCCCGCGCGCCGGAACCGGAAGGCGCGAGGGAATCCACAGCCGCCGGACACCCGGATACGGTCGCCGCGGTTGCCGCACCCGGTTGCCACTGTTAGACATTGATTCAAGACGCGCCGGTTCGGCTGCCGGAGCCATCACCGCGTCTGATATCGCCGCGTTGGGGACGCAGATTACGGCAGCGCATGGATTATTTCGCCCAGCAACTGATCAACGGCCTCGTGCTCGGCTCGATCTACGGCCTGATCGCGATCGGCTATACGATGGTCTACGGCATCGTCGGCATGATCAATTTCGCTCACGGCGACATCTTCATGATCGGCGGCTTCACCGCCCTCATTACCTTCCTAATCCTGGTGTCGATAGGCCTCTCCGCCGTACCGCTGATTCTGCTCATCATGCTGGTCGTTTCAATGGCCATTACCGCCGTTTACGGCTGGGCTGTCGAACGCATCGCTTATCGGCCGCTGCGACAATCGTTCCGACTCGCGCCGCTGCTGTCGGCGATCGGCATGTCGTTTGTGCTGTCGAACTTTTCACAGGTGACTCAGGGTGCACAGGTCAAGCCGATACCGCCGCTCATCACCGGCGGCTACACGCTGCACGATTCCGGCAACTTCGCGGTGCAATTGTCCAACGTCAAGATCGTGGTGGTGGTCACGACCGTCGTGCTGCTCGCGATCTTCAGCTATATCGTGGCGCGCACCCGCTTCGGCCGCGACATGCGCGCCTGCGAGCAG
Protein-coding sequences here:
- the pcaD gene encoding 3-oxoadipate enol-lactonase, whose product is MPMIDADGCLLNVSVEGRDGGPTLMLSNALGCTLQMWEPQMAALSKLFRIVRYDRRGHGKSGVPPGPYSIERFGRDVLAILDDLNIAKTHWCGLSMGGMVGQWLGANAPERFDRIILANTGCYYPDPANWYTRINAVKEGGLAAITDTVIGGWLTADFRERQPQIAAKLKAMLSAAPPDGYIACCEALSTLDQRALLPRIKSPTLVIAGRHDTGTPIAAGEYIRSHIPGASMTILDAAHISNIEQPHAFTEAVAGFLMQR
- a CDS encoding ABC transporter permease subunit, whose protein sequence is MDYFAQQLINGLVLGSIYGLIAIGYTMVYGIVGMINFAHGDIFMIGGFTALITFLILVSIGLSAVPLILLIMLVVSMAITAVYGWAVERIAYRPLRQSFRLAPLLSAIGMSFVLSNFSQVTQGAQVKPIPPLITGGYTLHDSGNFAVQLSNVKIVVVVTTVVLLAIFSYIVARTRFGRDMRACEQDQTMAALLGVDVDRTISMTFVMGAALAAVAGMMYLLYYGLVDFFMGFVAGIKAFTAAVLGGIGSLPGAMLGGLAIGLIETFWSAYFSIQYKDVAAFSILIVVLIFMPTGLLGRPEVEKV